One part of the Arabidopsis thaliana chromosome 4, partial sequence genome encodes these proteins:
- the WAVE5 gene encoding SCAR family protein (WAVE5; BEST Arabidopsis thaliana protein match is: SCAR family protein (TAIR:AT1G29170.2); Has 6173 Blast hits to 3634 proteins in 554 species: Archae - 31; Bacteria - 1033; Metazoa - 2349; Fungi - 894; Plants - 343; Viruses - 13; Other Eukaryotes - 1510 (source: NCBI BLink).), with the protein MPLVRFKIRNELSLGGPEIQRSASVEDEEPKAILGAVEVAGLIGILRQLGDLAEFSAEVFNGLQEEVTVTASRCQKLTSRVRRIESALSPLEKAVLSQTSHIHFAYTAGSEWHPRIRNGHSHFVQSDLPLCVMESYEQCRDPPPLHLLDRFAVGGPGSCLRKYSDPTFFRKELSNPSKTDDIKVQRDQAHRKRKKKRLPQRNICRSNAVSTSDETNGAHLSSFTDDRPTTSRSTSTVDMPRSSNMQDLSDIVDQSYLQGQSGAQEQSEAQVQSDFQESSKARDSITGSGYIEYVINQSPVDKPEVKLVEGFLSGSLCPADRIGSTVPEGCIEVVDDNILYSPSEDLLVPSASNVCDEKKETLESMVEKSRKDDEPSELHESKFGPVTPDRVRQNQRDFDRTYILFDEVDIVGEKQSKSQANNIDGTLGIENEGEDKSEQESEADEFVDARNTIESESESDIDGVPKPKLEHYFGDISTYCSEDANSDNNDGSEDITYEEMAHDPRHENSEDESCSGSYLPEDSNVSSCLSDPVCEETLFHDENSQKPWEFFTMCPSLLAEKAVPDVTILREEPVMAHPLFAGDSANEKISSEERIISCPSLKDAIPAEKILPEEHLVNYPSLEAIPHEKILPGESIAKYPSFAEIIPQEKILSEKSLEEAVLDNMTPAGEPDAAHPSFPKAVQDKKISPEVLDSKIFSVPKAVSQEPISLEEFVRIHPCLAEAVPDERFLIEEPPSTCLSLTKAMPTEILLPEKTLESSHYLEELPEEDILQEKSVDSTHPSCAKAAAETNLSPEVLDSTKLSVAEAVPQEQVSLEEFVGINPCLVEAVPDERLLPEEPDTTYLSLTKAVAIEKVLSEELLETYPSLAELPEEEFLQEETDDATHTSEAVSDEEISQEVSDSTNLSLEEALPLEHISHEEFVGIDQCLVEVAPEERFLPEEPVITCLSLTMEGVLSEKSPETYPSLSELPEEKILDEEADDAMHPCLSEAVSDEQSSPNVLGSTNSPVAEAVPQAQISVEEFVGIDPCLVEAVPDMRDLPEEHITSCIYLTNVVPIEEVLPEEPFEACASLGKLPKDKISQEESDEATHTLSCAKAESDEHVSLEVLNSTNLSAAEAIPNEQVTLDEFVGIDPCLGEVVLDEEVLPEQLDTTCRSLTKAAPIMTIFPEEPPEVYPSLEELPEEKIAQEEEVDDATHPYFSEAVCDEKIPPLEDPGSTHPSLEESVPYEEASHEELVGTNPFLESAFPNEIGFPDEPGVTYRSSAEAVSKEKNLPEESLPTYPSWAEVVPDEKISREELDSTYPSSAEAVFDENISGSEAPGSTTETGRQNKTFPEKTFATENSLNEAVFDEKIPGSEASTSTTETGPHNKTFPEEPFAMENFLNEAVFDEKIPGSEAPVSTTETGLHNETFTEEPVATDISLNEAVFGEIIPGSEAPGSATETGLHNKTFPEKPFATDLSLKEAVFDEKIPGSEASSSTTETSPHNKTFPRETITTDLSSTEAVFDEKITGSGVPSFTTETGSHNKCFPEEPVPKENILPKEPAAAYLALAEGIPDQKVFLDDAALLLFAEAIFDQKFSPEVPDSTYPSLKEPEMHVAAPCVVTDLPAKNIKVKEGEVHNEPYTASDVSMNQKSGLLEPESTERTFPSSGGTVTISPDTQNSLPNGTSVESISIWSNGGLLGLAPLKPPVFAEPNSGSQHIKHEINEASVLSTRKQESSSRSVENAEKSSLPLIVSDPTSQQQSNMSSLSPMQSTGTSFRVFGLSHRLLMAGFRGNSSSTCKFESVPSSSYDTRVAAIEDRTQQSPGGSSFEEQLDYESSLFGSPTSSPPVEHMKISFNPIEASPVPKLKLRIPCQPRYNGENADMFPSFQLVPEASNSDDGDDNSDTFCQSSPCVSDYCLSDSELWESDESPRISVSSLKQVEERSRHGDMGSFSGSFLDLPCYDAVDHQSTFSRLEQEQVPEYKPSVSEIIRAWPPNQPKSSPCNEANVDANTVSKKTQDQSLGLVATDDEGGDSVCLDEHKTKGI; encoded by the exons atgCCGTTGGTGAGGTTCAAGATACGGAACGAGCTAAGCTTAGGTGGGCCGGAGATTCAACGTAGCGCCTCCGTGGAAGATGAGGAACCTAAGGCGATTCTCGGCGCTGTTGAAGTAGCTGGACTCATCGGTATTCTTCGTCAGTTAGGCGATCTCGCTGA ATTTTCTGCAGAAGTATTTAACGGCTTACAAGAAGAAGTAACTGTAACGGCATCTAGGTGTCAGAAGTTGACAAGCCGTGTTAGACGGATAGAGTCAGCGCTCTCACCTCTTGAAAAGGCTGTTCTATCGCAGACAAGCCACATACATTTTGCATACACTGCAG GCTCTGAGTGGCATCCTCGTATAAGGAATGGACATAGTCATTTTGTTCAGAGTGATTTGCCTCTGTGTGTTATGGAAAGTTATGAGCAATGCAGAGATCCTCCTCCTTTGCATCTGCTTGACCG ATTTGCTGTAGGTGGTCCTGGATCGTGTCTGAGAAAATACTCAGACCCAACATTCTTTAGAAAGGAGTTAAGCAACCCCAGTAAAACAGATGATATCAAAGTCCAGAGAGATCAGGCTCACCGCAAAAGAAAG AAAAAGAGGTTACCACAAAGAAACATTTGCAGATCAAATGCAGTGTCTACATCTGATGAAACTAATGG CGCTCATCTCAGTTCTTTTACTGATGACAGACCAACAACTTCTCGGAGTACGTCCACAGTTGACATGCCACGTAGCTCTAATATGCAAGATTTATCGGATATTGTAGACCAATCTTATCTGCAAGGGCAGTCAGGTGCGCAAGAACAAAGTGAAGCACAAGTACAATCAGATTTCCAAGAGTCATCAAAAGCTCGTGATTCTATAACTGGTTCAGGTTATATAGAGTATGTCATTAATCAAAGTCCTGTTGATAAGCCTGAAGTGAAGCTAGTAGAGGGATTCCTGTCTGGGTCCTTATGTCCTGCTGATAGAATAGGTTCAACTGTTCCCGAAGGCTGCATTGAAGTGGTAGATGATAATATCCTATATAGCCCCTCAGAAGACCTACTTGTGCCTTCTGCTTCTAATGTTTGtgatgagaagaaagaaacacttGAATCGATGGTGGAGAAAAGCCGCAAAGATGATGAACCATCAGAGCTACATGAGTCAAAATTTGGCCCAGTAACACCAGACAGGGTAAGGCAAAATCAAAGGGACTTTGATAGgacatatattttgtttgatgaggTAGATATTGTgggagaaaaacaaagtaagaGCCAGGCCAACAATATTGATGGAACACTAGGAATTGAGAACGAAGGAGAAGATAAGAGTGAACAAGAGAGTGAAGCAGATGAGTTTGTTGATGCTCGTAATACAATTGAATCAGAATCGGAGAGTGATATTGATGGAGTACCAAAACCGAAATTGGAGCATTACTTTGGGGATATTAGTACTTATTGTTCGGAAGATGCTAACAGTGACAACAATGATGGATCAGAAGATATAACATATGAAGAAATGGCACATGATCCACGCCATGAAAATTCTGAAGATGAATCTTGTTCAGGTTCTTACCTTCCTGAAGACTCAAATGTTTCCAGTTGCCTATCAGATCCAGTGTGTGAGGAAACTCTGTTTCATGATGAGAATTCTCAAAAGCCATGGGAATTTTTTACCATGTGCCCTTCGTTATTGGCTGAAAAAGCCGTTCCGGATGTAACAATTTTGCGAGAAGAACCTGTCATGGCACATCCCTTGTTTGCAGGAGACTCTGCTAATGAAAAGATATCATCTGAAGAACGTATTATCTCATGCCCGTCTCTGAAAGATGCTATTCCTGCTGAAAAGATCTTGCCAGAAGAACATTTGGTCAACTATCCATCTCTTGAAGCTATTCCCCATGAAAAGATCTTGCCAGGAGAGTCTATTGCCAAATATCCTTCTTTTGCAGAAATCATACCGCAAGAAAAGATCTTGTCTGAAAAGTCTTTGGAAGAAGCTGTGCTTGACAATATGACCCCAGCAGGAGAACCTGATGCTGCTCATCCATCATTTCCCAAAGCTGTTCAAGACAAGAAAATCTCACCAGAAGTTCTTGATTCGAAAATATTTTCTGTGCCAAAAGCTGTTTCACAAGAGCCAATCTCCCTTGAAGAATTTGTTAGGATACATCCATGTTTGGCTGAAGCTGTTCCTGATGAAAGGTTCTTGATAGAAGAACCTCCCAGCACATGTTTGTCTTTGACAAAAGCCATGCCTACTGAAATATTATTGCCAGAAAAAACTTTGGAATCGTCTCATTATTTGGAAGAATTGCCTGAAGAAGATATCTTGCAAGAAAAATCTGTTGATTCTACACATCCATCTTGTGCCAAAGCTGCTGCAGAAACAAATCTATCACCAGAAGTTCTTGATTCCACAAAATTGTCTGTGGCAGAAGCTGTTCCGCAAGAACAAGTCTCACTTGAAGAATTTGTTGGCATCAATCCGTGTTTGGTAGAAGCGGTTCCTGATGAAAGGCTCTTGCCAGAAGAACCTGACACCACATATCTGTCTTTGACAAAAGCCGTGGCTATTGAAAAGGTCTTGTCAGAAGAGCTTTTGGAAACATATCCTTCTTTGGCAGAATTGCCTGAAGAAGAGTTTTTGCAGGAAGAAACTGATGATGCCACACATACATCTGAAGCTGTTAGTGATGAAGAAATCTCCCAAGAAGTTTCTGATTCCACAAATTTGTCTCTTGAAGAAGCTCTTCCACTAGAGCACATCTCACATGAAGAATTTGTTGGCATAGATCAGTGTTTGGTAGAAGTGGCTCCTGAGGAAAGGTTCTTGCCAGAAGAACCTGTCATCACATGTCTCTCTTTGACAATGGAAGGAGTCTTGTCAGAAAAGTCTCCCGAAACGTATCCTTCTTTGTCAGAATTGCCTGAAGAAAAGATTTTGGATGAAGAAGCTGATGATGCCATGCACCCATGTCTTTCTGAAGCTGTTAGTGATGAACAAAGCTCACCTAACGTTCTTGGTTCCACAAATTCGCCTGTGGCAGAAGCTGTTCCACAAGCGCAAATCTCAGTTGAAGAATTTGTTGGCATAGATCCATGTTTGGTAGAAGCTGTTCCTGATATGAGGGATTTGCCAGAAGAACATATCACCTCATGTATCTATTTAACAAATGTGGTGCCTATCGAAGAAGTCTTGCCAGAAGAACCTTTTGAAGCGTGTGCATCTTTGGGAAAATTGCCTAAAGATAAGATCTCacaagaagaatctgatgaGGCTACACATACGTTGTCTTGTGCCAAAGCTGAAAGTGATGAACATGTCTCACTGGAAGTTCTTAATTCCACAAATTTGTCTGCGGCAGAAGCTATTCCAAATGAGCAAGTCACACTTGACGAATTTGTTGGCATAGATCCGTGTTTGGGAGAAGTTGTTCTTGATGAAGAGGTTTTGCCAGAACAACTTGACACCACATGTCGGTCTTTGACGAAAGCTGCGCCCATCATGACAATCTTTCCAGAAGAACCTCCGGAAGTGTATCCTTCTTTGGAAGAATTGCCAGAAGAAAAGATcgcacaagaagaagaagttgatgaTGCTACTCATCCATATTTTTCTGAAGCTGTTTGTGATGAGAAGATCCCGCCACTGGAAGATCCTGGTTCCACACATCCATCTTTGGAAGAATCCGTTCCGTATGAGGAAGCCTCGCATGAAGAACTTGTTGGCACAAATCCATTTTTGGAATCAGCTTTTCCCAACGAAATCGGTTTTCCAGACGAACCTGGCGTCACATATCGGTCTTCGGCAGAAGCTGTTTCTAAGGAAAAGAACTTGCCAGAAGAATCCTTACCTACATATCCGTCTTGGGCAGAAGTTGTACCTGATGAAAAGATCTCTCGAGAAGAACTTGATTCCACATATCCATCTTCTGCAGAAGctgtttttgatgaaaatatcTCAGGCTCAGAAGCTCCTGGTTCCACAACAGAAACTGgtcgacaaaacaaaaccttccCTGAAAAAACTTTTGCCACGGAAAATTCCTTGAACGAAGCagtttttgatgaaaagatCCCAGGCTCAGAAGCTTCTACTTCCACAACAGAAACTGGTCCACACAACAAAACCTTCCCTGAAGAACCTTTTGCCATGGAAAATTTCTTGAACGAAGCagtttttgatgaaaagatCCCAGGCTCAGAAGCTCCTGTTTCCACAACAGAAACTGGTCTACACAATGAAACCTTCACTGAAGAACCTGTTGCCACAGATATTTCCTTGAACGAAGCAGTTTTTGGTGAAATTATCCCAGGCTCAGAAGCTCCTGGTTCCGCAACAGAAACTGGTCTACACAACAAAACCTTCCCTGAAAAACCTTTTGCCACGGATCTTTCTTTAAAAGAAGCagtttttgatgaaaagatCCCAGGCTCAGAAGCTTCTAGTTCCACAACAGAAACTAGTCCACACAACAAAACCTTCCCTAGAGAAACTATTACCACAGATCTGTCCTCGACCGAAGctgtttttgatgaaaagatCACAGGCTCAGGAGTTCCTAGTTTCACAACAGAAACTGGTTCACACAACAAATGCTTCCCTGAAGAACCTGTTCCCAAGGAAAATATTCTGCCAAAAGAACCTGCTGCTGCATATCTGGCTTTGGCTGAAGGTATTCCTGACCAAAAAGTATTCTTGGATGATGCCGcacttttgttatttgcagAAGCTATTTTCGATCAAAAGTTTTCACCAGAAGTTCCGGATTCCACGTATCCTTCTTTGAAAGAACCAGAAATGCATGTTGCCGCACCATGTGTAGTAACAGATCTTCCTGCTAAAAACATCAAGGTAAAAGAAGGTGAAGTACATAATGAGCCCTACACAGCATCTGATGTTTCTATGAATCAGAAGAGTGGTTTATTGGAACCAGAATCTACTGAAAGAACATTTCCCTCGAGCGGTGGTACTGTTACGATTTCTCCAGATACTCAGAATTCTCTTCCAAATGGTACAAGTGTTGAATCAATAAGTATATGGAGCAATGGAGGACTCCTTGGACTCGCGCCATTGAAACCTCCAGTATTTGCTGAGCCTAATTCTGGAAGCCAACATATAAAGCACGAGATCAACGAAGCTAGTGTTCTTTCGACAAGGAAGCAGGAATCATCGAGCCGATCAGTTGAAAATGCTGAGAAGAGCTCACTTCCATTAATTGTTTCAGATCCCACGTCTCAACAACAAAGCAACATGTCGAGTCTCTCTCCCATGCAGAGCACTGGAACATCGTTCAGAGTTTTTGGCTTAAGTCATAGATTACTCATGGCTGGGTTTCGGGGaaactcttcttcaacttGCAAATTTGAATCTGTACCTAGTAGTAGCTATGATACCAGAGTAGCTGCTATCGAAGACAGGACTCAGCAAAGTCCTGGTGGTTCAAGCTTTGAGGAGCAATTGGATTATGAATCATCTCTCTTTGGCTCACCTACTTCATCCCCACCGGTTGAACATATGAAAATATCATTCAACCCAATAGAAGCCTCTCCAGTTCCTAAATTGAAACTGAGAATCCCATGCCAACCTCGGTACAATGGTGAAAATGCGGATATGTTCCCTTCGTTTCAGTTGGTTCCAGAGGCTAGCAACTCTGATGACGGCGATGACAACAGTGACACCTTTTGTCAGTCATCTCCTTGTGTTTCCGACTATTGTTTGTCAGATTCTGAGCTGTGGGAATCTGATGAAAGCCCTAGAATATCTGTATCAAGCTTGAAGCAAGTTGAAGAGAGAAGTAGACATGGTGATATGGGTTCTTTTTCTGGTTCGTTTCTTGATCTCCCATGTTACGACGCCGTAGATCATCAATCCACATTTTCAAGACTAGAGCAAGAACAAGTTCCGGAATACAAACCATCTGTCTCAGAGATCATCCGTGCTTGGCCaccaaaccaaccaaaaagCAGTCCCTGTAATGAAGCAAACGTAGACGCAAACACGGTGTCGAAGAAAACGCAAGATCAATCTCTTGG GCTTGTAGCTACAGATGACGAGGGTGGTGATAGTGTTTGTCTTGATGAACATAAAACCAAAGGGATCTAA